Proteins from one Dysgonomonas sp. HDW5A genomic window:
- a CDS encoding aldo/keto reductase has product MGLKRKIGKSDLEVIPFALGCNVFGWTADEKASFEILDKYVNAGFDFIDTADIYSVWFPGNKGGESETIIGNWLKKTGKRKQLTIATKVGAQISETHRGLKKSYILNEVEESLKRLQTDHIDLYFTHYDDLSTPIEETLEAYAQLVKEGKVRYIATSNMTPARIRESIEVSRKNNFPEYICLQPEYNLYDRKQYETEYEDLAKEYHLGVVSYYSLASGFLTGKYNSIEDIAQSKRKDALSKYINDRGQKILTVLHEVAKEYEATPAQIALAWLLARPSVTAPIASVSEASQLDILKCVDINLRKEALEKLNSISKI; this is encoded by the coding sequence ATGGGGTTAAAGAGAAAAATAGGAAAATCGGATTTAGAAGTTATACCTTTTGCTTTAGGATGTAATGTATTCGGATGGACGGCTGATGAAAAAGCTTCTTTTGAAATATTAGATAAATATGTAAATGCAGGGTTCGATTTTATTGATACGGCAGATATATATTCGGTATGGTTTCCCGGAAATAAAGGAGGTGAGTCAGAAACCATTATCGGTAATTGGCTGAAAAAAACGGGAAAGAGAAAGCAGCTTACAATTGCCACAAAAGTAGGAGCTCAAATCTCTGAAACACACCGTGGTTTAAAGAAATCGTATATTCTGAATGAAGTTGAGGAGTCTTTGAAAAGACTCCAAACCGATCACATCGATTTGTATTTTACGCATTATGACGACCTGTCGACCCCTATAGAAGAAACTCTCGAAGCTTATGCTCAATTGGTGAAAGAAGGAAAAGTACGTTATATAGCGACCTCTAATATGACTCCAGCCCGTATTCGTGAGTCAATAGAAGTAAGCCGTAAAAATAATTTCCCTGAATATATATGTCTGCAACCCGAATATAATCTGTATGATCGTAAACAATATGAAACAGAATATGAGGATTTAGCAAAAGAATATCACTTAGGTGTAGTTAGTTACTACTCGTTAGCAAGTGGTTTTTTGACAGGCAAATACAATTCGATTGAAGATATTGCTCAAAGCAAAAGAAAAGATGCCCTTTCGAAATATATAAACGACAGAGGGCAAAAGATTCTGACAGTTTTGCACGAAGTTGCAAAAGAATACGAAGCAACCCCTGCTCAAATAGCATTAGCCTGGCTATTGGCTCGTCCATCGGTAACCGCACCTATTGCAAGTGTATCTGAAGCAAGCCAATTGGATATTCTTAAATGCGTGGATATTAATTTGAGAAAGGAAGCTCTTGAAAAGTTGAAT